The Bombus vancouverensis nearcticus chromosome 9, iyBomVanc1_principal, whole genome shotgun sequence genome includes a window with the following:
- the LOC117160010 gene encoding guanine nucleotide exchange factor DBS isoform X1 has product MASSPTSIENQIDSFLEQFKRSASRAMEESHRSSYNACSSSISHSRSGNLDLEILEAEDVESMTGEIENGDLAIRDVADLLQSQYAIIAGGKTREGCPIITFPDNGNFHNLSDLDYQRLMLYLTSVPTLQEADLGFHLIIDRRNDKWNSVKTVLLKISGFFPGLVHVAYVLRPAGFLQKAISEVSNKLFREDFKFRVIFLANVAELHELIDKDQLTEQLGGTLPYCHHTWIQNRISLEKFSSMTQDVSLALDSFTRRLAEIEFPNNTVATTSLLSQQQVEYNELKEEILSAARHGEALLDSVRQLTGKGTADRLGNVAAIERLLVQLEETERTFDLFWTHHSSRLRHCLALRQFEADFRELQAILDQHLKTIEEMTEVGETQARVEQLVCDTSAFQRICRGDIERAEEVISAGQQLLSGRHQCPTDVVEPKCVELQRICTILSQRLERRLHMLTKCRELMERIDKANTWCTRGIELLASQNNTTPPDQALQELQELIEAAEEFHHPRCIFQDSVMPETKALITQVLQRIEDVSLMCDKRIMTLKQQLIKPARPVQTVTPEPVKPLQSLPQIVKPGRILKKANTMPKMEMSPIEGESSSPESESKDTEALRLKRGHVLAELVETERIYVAELGTIIKGYKMELINEAMAHLVPAALVGKGDILFGNLEDIYIFHGETFLKDLENCISNTELVALCFVQRREMFFRLYSYYCQNIPRSEKLREQIQNEPQFLAACQQKLGHKLHLAAYLLKPVQRITKYQLLLKDLLKYSDEPSCCTELQEALDCMLVVLKCVNDSMHQTAITGFGGDLNAQGELLLQGSFSVWSSSKRERLLRLKPSQRHIFLYEKAFIFCKHSKPQAHNKATYHFKRYLKMSQIGLTESVKGDARRFEIWLQGRAEVHTIQASTVDVKQSWVRQIKGVLMSQLAELKGKQNSALGKTNHKYILLFIGHIKNFNDYNNFAQNICRPLRQTISWEAQGSVSGSLRTLSVDGSSVISHITDISQSTEDDIAWSSENSNTDDEDAFSENPGPAPGGRYVALADYCAVGQSEVTMREGDNLELLKVGCAGWWFVKLISTGIEGWAPAAYLEPMNRKSSRSSQSVNSQETI; this is encoded by the exons aaGATGTAGAGAGCATGACAGGTGAGATTGAAAATGGAGATTTGGCAATCCGAGATGTTGCAGACCTTCTTCAATCACAGTATGCTATTATAGCAG GAGGAAAAACTCGAGAAGGATGTCCTATAATTACTTTTCCAGATAAtggtaattttcataatttatctGACTTGGATTACCAACGTCTCATGCTGTATCTTACTTCTGTGCCAAC ATTACAAGAAGCAGATCTTGGATTCCACTTAATTATTGATAGAAGAAATGATAAGTGGAACTCTGTGAAAACTGTGTTATTAAAGATCTCt GGCTTTTTTCCTGGTTTAGTTCATGTAGCATATGTTCTGCGTCCAGCTGGATTTTTACAAAAAGCTATTTCAGAAGTATCAAACAAGCTATTTAGAGAAGATTTCAAATTTAGAGTTATATTTTTAGCAAATGTTGCTGAACTTCATGAACTTATAGATAAAGATCAGTTAACTGAACAACTGGGTGGTACCTTGCCATATTGTCATCACACTTGGATACAAAATAGAATT agTTTAGAAAAATTTTCATCAATGACTCAAGACGTATCTCTCGCATTGGATTCTTTCACTCGGCGTTTAGCCGAAATTGAATTTCCTAATAATACAGTTGCAACTACATCTTTACTATCTCAACAACAAGTAGAATACAATgaattaaaagaagaaattctTAGTGCTGCAAGACATGGTGAAGCACTATTGGATAGTGTAAGACAATTAACTGGCAAGGGAACAGCTGATAGATTAGGAAATGTTGCAGCAATAGAAAG ATTGCTTGTTCAGTTAGAAGAAACAGAACGCACTTTTGACCTGTTTTGGACACATCATAGTTCTCGTTTGAGACACTGCTTAGCATTAAGACAATTTGAAGCTGACTTTAGAGAGTTACAAGCAATATTAGATCAACATCTAAAAACTATAGAAGAAATGACAGAAGTAGGAGAAACTCAAGCAAGGGTTGAGCAGTTAGTTTGTGACACATCAGCATTTCAAAGAATATGTAGA GGAGATATAGAACGAGCAGAGGAGGTGATATCTGCTGGTCAACAACTATTATCTGGGAGGCATCAATGTCCTACAGATGTTGTAGAACCAAAGTGCGTGGAACTACAGAGGATTTGTACTATTCTAAGTCAAAGATTAGAAAGACGATTACATATGTTAACTAAATGTAGGGAACTCATGGAACGTATAGATAAG gCAAACACATGGTGTACACGTGGTATAGAATTACTTGCCTCACAAAACAATACGACTCCACCTGATCAAGCACTTCAAGAATTACAAGAATTAATAGAAGCTGCTGAAGAATTTCACCATCCCAGATGTATTTTTCAAGACTCTGTAATGCCTGAAACTAAGGCTCTTATTACTCAA gtTTTGCAAAGAATAGAAGATGTGTCTTTGATGTGTGATAAAAGAATAATGACACTAAAACAGCAATTAATTAAACCAGCAAGACCAGTTCAAACTGTAACACCTGAACCAGTTAAACCATTGCAATCACTGCCTCAAATTGTTAAACCTGGAAGAATTCTTAAAAAAGCTAACACTATGCCGAAG ATGGAGATGAGTCCTATAGAAGGGGAATCTTCATCTCCAGAAAGTGAATCTAAAGACACAGAAGCTTTACGTTTAAAGCGTGGACATGTTTTAGCGGAACTAGTTGAAACTGAACGAATTTATGTTGCTGAGTTAGGTACTATAATTAAAGGATACAAAATGGAATTAATAAATGAAGCAATGGCTCATTTAGTACCAGCAGCATTAGTCGGCAAAGGAGATATTTTATTTGGAAACTTAGAagatatatacatttttcatggagaaacatttttaaaagatttagaaaattgtatttcaaaTACCGAACTTGTCGCGTTATGTTTTGTACAAAGG CGCGAGATGTTCTTCAGATTATATAGTTATTATTGTCAAAACATTCCGAGATCTGAAAAATTACGAGAACAGATACAAAATGAACCACAGTTTCTTGCAGCTTGTCAACAAAAGCTTGGTCACAAATTACACCTTGCTGCATACCTTCTAAAGCCTGTTCAACGTATAACAAAATACCAATTGTTGTTGAAAGATCTTTTAAAATATAGCGACGAACCATCGTGTTGTACTGAATTACAAGAAGCATTAGATTGTATGCTTGTTGTATTAAAATGCGTCAATGACAGCATGCATCAGACTGCAATTACTGGATTTGGT GGCGATCTAAATGCACAAGGTGAACTCTTATTGCAAGGTTCTTTCAGTGTATGGAGTAGCAGTAAACGAGAACGGCTTCTCAGGTTAAAACCATCACAGCGACATATATTCTTATACGAAAAGgcatttatattttgtaaacaTAGTAAACCACAAGCTCATAATAAAGCTACATACCATTTCAAAAGATATCTAAAg ATGTCACAAATTGGATTAACAGAATCGGTAAAAGGTGATGCAAGACGTTTCGAAATTTGGCTACAAGGTCGAGCTGAAGTGCATACTATACAAGCATCTACAGTTGATGTCAAACAGTCTTGGGTGCGTCAAATTAAAGGCGTTTTAATGTCTCAATTGGCTGAGCTTAAAGGGAAACAAAATTCTGCTCTTGGAAAAACCAATCAcaagtatatattattatttataggaCACATTAAAAACTTTaatgattataataattttgcACAAAATATTTGTAGACCTTTGCGGCAAACGATTTCATGGGAAGCTCAAGGCAGCGTTTCAGGATCGTTAAGAACTCTTTCAGTTGATGGTAGCAGTGTTATATCGCATATTACAGATATTTCACAGTCAACTGAAGATGATATTGCATGGAGTTCAGAAAACAGTAATACTGATGATGAAGATGCTTTCAGTGAAAATCCTGGTCCTGCTCCT GGTGGAAGATATGTAGCATTAGCTGATTATTGTGCAGTTGGTCAATCAGAAGTTACAATGCGCGAGGGAGACAATCTAGAGCTTCTTAAAGTCGGATGTGCTGGTTGGTGGtttgtaaaattaataagtACTGGAATAGAAGGGTGGGCACCAGCAGCTTACTTGGAACCAATGAATCGGAAGAGTTCACGTAGCTCACAATCAGTTAACAGCCAAGAAACCATATGA
- the LOC117160010 gene encoding guanine nucleotide exchange factor DBS isoform X4 produces MTGEIENGDLAIRDVADLLQSQYAIIAGGKTREGCPIITFPDNGNFHNLSDLDYQRLMLYLTSVPTLQEADLGFHLIIDRRNDKWNSVKTVLLKISGFFPGLVHVAYVLRPAGFLQKAISEVSNKLFREDFKFRVIFLANVAELHELIDKDQLTEQLGGTLPYCHHTWIQNRISLEKFSSMTQDVSLALDSFTRRLAEIEFPNNTVATTSLLSQQQVEYNELKEEILSAARHGEALLDSVRQLTGKGTADRLGNVAAIERLLVQLEETERTFDLFWTHHSSRLRHCLALRQFEADFRELQAILDQHLKTIEEMTEVGETQARVEQLVCDTSAFQRICRGDIERAEEVISAGQQLLSGRHQCPTDVVEPKCVELQRICTILSQRLERRLHMLTKCRELMERIDKANTWCTRGIELLASQNNTTPPDQALQELQELIEAAEEFHHPRCIFQDSVMPETKALITQVLQRIEDVSLMCDKRIMTLKQQLIKPARPVQTVTPEPVKPLQSLPQIVKPGRILKKANTMPKMEMSPIEGESSSPESESKDTEALRLKRGHVLAELVETERIYVAELGTIIKGYKMELINEAMAHLVPAALVGKGDILFGNLEDIYIFHGETFLKDLENCISNTELVALCFVQRREMFFRLYSYYCQNIPRSEKLREQIQNEPQFLAACQQKLGHKLHLAAYLLKPVQRITKYQLLLKDLLKYSDEPSCCTELQEALDCMLVVLKCVNDSMHQTAITGFGGDLNAQGELLLQGSFSVWSSSKRERLLRLKPSQRHIFLYEKAFIFCKHSKPQAHNKATYHFKRYLKMSQIGLTESVKGDARRFEIWLQGRAEVHTIQASTVDVKQSWVRQIKGVLMSQLAELKGKQNSALGKTNHKPLRQTISWEAQGSVSGSLRTLSVDGSSVISHITDISQSTEDDIAWSSENSNTDDEDAFSENPGPAPGGRYVALADYCAVGQSEVTMREGDNLELLKVGCAGWWFVKLISTGIEGWAPAAYLEPMNRKSSRSSQSVNSQETI; encoded by the exons ATGACAGGTGAGATTGAAAATGGAGATTTGGCAATCCGAGATGTTGCAGACCTTCTTCAATCACAGTATGCTATTATAGCAG GAGGAAAAACTCGAGAAGGATGTCCTATAATTACTTTTCCAGATAAtggtaattttcataatttatctGACTTGGATTACCAACGTCTCATGCTGTATCTTACTTCTGTGCCAAC ATTACAAGAAGCAGATCTTGGATTCCACTTAATTATTGATAGAAGAAATGATAAGTGGAACTCTGTGAAAACTGTGTTATTAAAGATCTCt GGCTTTTTTCCTGGTTTAGTTCATGTAGCATATGTTCTGCGTCCAGCTGGATTTTTACAAAAAGCTATTTCAGAAGTATCAAACAAGCTATTTAGAGAAGATTTCAAATTTAGAGTTATATTTTTAGCAAATGTTGCTGAACTTCATGAACTTATAGATAAAGATCAGTTAACTGAACAACTGGGTGGTACCTTGCCATATTGTCATCACACTTGGATACAAAATAGAATT agTTTAGAAAAATTTTCATCAATGACTCAAGACGTATCTCTCGCATTGGATTCTTTCACTCGGCGTTTAGCCGAAATTGAATTTCCTAATAATACAGTTGCAACTACATCTTTACTATCTCAACAACAAGTAGAATACAATgaattaaaagaagaaattctTAGTGCTGCAAGACATGGTGAAGCACTATTGGATAGTGTAAGACAATTAACTGGCAAGGGAACAGCTGATAGATTAGGAAATGTTGCAGCAATAGAAAG ATTGCTTGTTCAGTTAGAAGAAACAGAACGCACTTTTGACCTGTTTTGGACACATCATAGTTCTCGTTTGAGACACTGCTTAGCATTAAGACAATTTGAAGCTGACTTTAGAGAGTTACAAGCAATATTAGATCAACATCTAAAAACTATAGAAGAAATGACAGAAGTAGGAGAAACTCAAGCAAGGGTTGAGCAGTTAGTTTGTGACACATCAGCATTTCAAAGAATATGTAGA GGAGATATAGAACGAGCAGAGGAGGTGATATCTGCTGGTCAACAACTATTATCTGGGAGGCATCAATGTCCTACAGATGTTGTAGAACCAAAGTGCGTGGAACTACAGAGGATTTGTACTATTCTAAGTCAAAGATTAGAAAGACGATTACATATGTTAACTAAATGTAGGGAACTCATGGAACGTATAGATAAG gCAAACACATGGTGTACACGTGGTATAGAATTACTTGCCTCACAAAACAATACGACTCCACCTGATCAAGCACTTCAAGAATTACAAGAATTAATAGAAGCTGCTGAAGAATTTCACCATCCCAGATGTATTTTTCAAGACTCTGTAATGCCTGAAACTAAGGCTCTTATTACTCAA gtTTTGCAAAGAATAGAAGATGTGTCTTTGATGTGTGATAAAAGAATAATGACACTAAAACAGCAATTAATTAAACCAGCAAGACCAGTTCAAACTGTAACACCTGAACCAGTTAAACCATTGCAATCACTGCCTCAAATTGTTAAACCTGGAAGAATTCTTAAAAAAGCTAACACTATGCCGAAG ATGGAGATGAGTCCTATAGAAGGGGAATCTTCATCTCCAGAAAGTGAATCTAAAGACACAGAAGCTTTACGTTTAAAGCGTGGACATGTTTTAGCGGAACTAGTTGAAACTGAACGAATTTATGTTGCTGAGTTAGGTACTATAATTAAAGGATACAAAATGGAATTAATAAATGAAGCAATGGCTCATTTAGTACCAGCAGCATTAGTCGGCAAAGGAGATATTTTATTTGGAAACTTAGAagatatatacatttttcatggagaaacatttttaaaagatttagaaaattgtatttcaaaTACCGAACTTGTCGCGTTATGTTTTGTACAAAGG CGCGAGATGTTCTTCAGATTATATAGTTATTATTGTCAAAACATTCCGAGATCTGAAAAATTACGAGAACAGATACAAAATGAACCACAGTTTCTTGCAGCTTGTCAACAAAAGCTTGGTCACAAATTACACCTTGCTGCATACCTTCTAAAGCCTGTTCAACGTATAACAAAATACCAATTGTTGTTGAAAGATCTTTTAAAATATAGCGACGAACCATCGTGTTGTACTGAATTACAAGAAGCATTAGATTGTATGCTTGTTGTATTAAAATGCGTCAATGACAGCATGCATCAGACTGCAATTACTGGATTTGGT GGCGATCTAAATGCACAAGGTGAACTCTTATTGCAAGGTTCTTTCAGTGTATGGAGTAGCAGTAAACGAGAACGGCTTCTCAGGTTAAAACCATCACAGCGACATATATTCTTATACGAAAAGgcatttatattttgtaaacaTAGTAAACCACAAGCTCATAATAAAGCTACATACCATTTCAAAAGATATCTAAAg ATGTCACAAATTGGATTAACAGAATCGGTAAAAGGTGATGCAAGACGTTTCGAAATTTGGCTACAAGGTCGAGCTGAAGTGCATACTATACAAGCATCTACAGTTGATGTCAAACAGTCTTGGGTGCGTCAAATTAAAGGCGTTTTAATGTCTCAATTGGCTGAGCTTAAAGGGAAACAAAATTCTGCTCTTGGAAAAACCAATCAcaa ACCTTTGCGGCAAACGATTTCATGGGAAGCTCAAGGCAGCGTTTCAGGATCGTTAAGAACTCTTTCAGTTGATGGTAGCAGTGTTATATCGCATATTACAGATATTTCACAGTCAACTGAAGATGATATTGCATGGAGTTCAGAAAACAGTAATACTGATGATGAAGATGCTTTCAGTGAAAATCCTGGTCCTGCTCCT GGTGGAAGATATGTAGCATTAGCTGATTATTGTGCAGTTGGTCAATCAGAAGTTACAATGCGCGAGGGAGACAATCTAGAGCTTCTTAAAGTCGGATGTGCTGGTTGGTGGtttgtaaaattaataagtACTGGAATAGAAGGGTGGGCACCAGCAGCTTACTTGGAACCAATGAATCGGAAGAGTTCACGTAGCTCACAATCAGTTAACAGCCAAGAAACCATATGA
- the LOC117160010 gene encoding guanine nucleotide exchange factor DBS isoform X2, translating into MASSPTSIENQIDSFLEQFKRSASRAMEESHRSSYNACSSSISHSRSGNLDLEILEAEDVESMTGEIENGDLAIRDVADLLQSQYAIIAGGKTREGCPIITFPDNGNFHNLSDLDYQRLMLYLTSVPTLQEADLGFHLIIDRRNDKWNSVKTVLLKISGFFPGLVHVAYVLRPAGFLQKAISEVSNKLFREDFKFRVIFLANVAELHELIDKDQLTEQLGGTLPYCHHTWIQNRISLEKFSSMTQDVSLALDSFTRRLAEIEFPNNTVATTSLLSQQQVEYNELKEEILSAARHGEALLDSVRQLTGKGTADRLGNVAAIERLLVQLEETERTFDLFWTHHSSRLRHCLALRQFEADFRELQAILDQHLKTIEEMTEVGETQARVEQLVCDTSAFQRICRGDIERAEEVISAGQQLLSGRHQCPTDVVEPKCVELQRICTILSQRLERRLHMLTKCRELMERIDKANTWCTRGIELLASQNNTTPPDQALQELQELIEAAEEFHHPRCIFQDSVMPETKALITQVLQRIEDVSLMCDKRIMTLKQQLIKPARPVQTVTPEPVKPLQSLPQIVKPGRILKKANTMPKMEMSPIEGESSSPESESKDTEALRLKRGHVLAELVETERIYVAELGTIIKGYKMELINEAMAHLVPAALVGKGDILFGNLEDIYIFHGETFLKDLENCISNTELVALCFVQRREMFFRLYSYYCQNIPRSEKLREQIQNEPQFLAACQQKLGHKLHLAAYLLKPVQRITKYQLLLKDLLKYSDEPSCCTELQEALDCMLVVLKCVNDSMHQTAITGFGGDLNAQGELLLQGSFSVWSSSKRERLLRLKPSQRHIFLYEKAFIFCKHSKPQAHNKATYHFKRYLKMSQIGLTESVKGDARRFEIWLQGRAEVHTIQASTVDVKQSWVRQIKGVLMSQLAELKGKQNSALGKTNHKPLRQTISWEAQGSVSGSLRTLSVDGSSVISHITDISQSTEDDIAWSSENSNTDDEDAFSENPGPAPGGRYVALADYCAVGQSEVTMREGDNLELLKVGCAGWWFVKLISTGIEGWAPAAYLEPMNRKSSRSSQSVNSQETI; encoded by the exons aaGATGTAGAGAGCATGACAGGTGAGATTGAAAATGGAGATTTGGCAATCCGAGATGTTGCAGACCTTCTTCAATCACAGTATGCTATTATAGCAG GAGGAAAAACTCGAGAAGGATGTCCTATAATTACTTTTCCAGATAAtggtaattttcataatttatctGACTTGGATTACCAACGTCTCATGCTGTATCTTACTTCTGTGCCAAC ATTACAAGAAGCAGATCTTGGATTCCACTTAATTATTGATAGAAGAAATGATAAGTGGAACTCTGTGAAAACTGTGTTATTAAAGATCTCt GGCTTTTTTCCTGGTTTAGTTCATGTAGCATATGTTCTGCGTCCAGCTGGATTTTTACAAAAAGCTATTTCAGAAGTATCAAACAAGCTATTTAGAGAAGATTTCAAATTTAGAGTTATATTTTTAGCAAATGTTGCTGAACTTCATGAACTTATAGATAAAGATCAGTTAACTGAACAACTGGGTGGTACCTTGCCATATTGTCATCACACTTGGATACAAAATAGAATT agTTTAGAAAAATTTTCATCAATGACTCAAGACGTATCTCTCGCATTGGATTCTTTCACTCGGCGTTTAGCCGAAATTGAATTTCCTAATAATACAGTTGCAACTACATCTTTACTATCTCAACAACAAGTAGAATACAATgaattaaaagaagaaattctTAGTGCTGCAAGACATGGTGAAGCACTATTGGATAGTGTAAGACAATTAACTGGCAAGGGAACAGCTGATAGATTAGGAAATGTTGCAGCAATAGAAAG ATTGCTTGTTCAGTTAGAAGAAACAGAACGCACTTTTGACCTGTTTTGGACACATCATAGTTCTCGTTTGAGACACTGCTTAGCATTAAGACAATTTGAAGCTGACTTTAGAGAGTTACAAGCAATATTAGATCAACATCTAAAAACTATAGAAGAAATGACAGAAGTAGGAGAAACTCAAGCAAGGGTTGAGCAGTTAGTTTGTGACACATCAGCATTTCAAAGAATATGTAGA GGAGATATAGAACGAGCAGAGGAGGTGATATCTGCTGGTCAACAACTATTATCTGGGAGGCATCAATGTCCTACAGATGTTGTAGAACCAAAGTGCGTGGAACTACAGAGGATTTGTACTATTCTAAGTCAAAGATTAGAAAGACGATTACATATGTTAACTAAATGTAGGGAACTCATGGAACGTATAGATAAG gCAAACACATGGTGTACACGTGGTATAGAATTACTTGCCTCACAAAACAATACGACTCCACCTGATCAAGCACTTCAAGAATTACAAGAATTAATAGAAGCTGCTGAAGAATTTCACCATCCCAGATGTATTTTTCAAGACTCTGTAATGCCTGAAACTAAGGCTCTTATTACTCAA gtTTTGCAAAGAATAGAAGATGTGTCTTTGATGTGTGATAAAAGAATAATGACACTAAAACAGCAATTAATTAAACCAGCAAGACCAGTTCAAACTGTAACACCTGAACCAGTTAAACCATTGCAATCACTGCCTCAAATTGTTAAACCTGGAAGAATTCTTAAAAAAGCTAACACTATGCCGAAG ATGGAGATGAGTCCTATAGAAGGGGAATCTTCATCTCCAGAAAGTGAATCTAAAGACACAGAAGCTTTACGTTTAAAGCGTGGACATGTTTTAGCGGAACTAGTTGAAACTGAACGAATTTATGTTGCTGAGTTAGGTACTATAATTAAAGGATACAAAATGGAATTAATAAATGAAGCAATGGCTCATTTAGTACCAGCAGCATTAGTCGGCAAAGGAGATATTTTATTTGGAAACTTAGAagatatatacatttttcatggagaaacatttttaaaagatttagaaaattgtatttcaaaTACCGAACTTGTCGCGTTATGTTTTGTACAAAGG CGCGAGATGTTCTTCAGATTATATAGTTATTATTGTCAAAACATTCCGAGATCTGAAAAATTACGAGAACAGATACAAAATGAACCACAGTTTCTTGCAGCTTGTCAACAAAAGCTTGGTCACAAATTACACCTTGCTGCATACCTTCTAAAGCCTGTTCAACGTATAACAAAATACCAATTGTTGTTGAAAGATCTTTTAAAATATAGCGACGAACCATCGTGTTGTACTGAATTACAAGAAGCATTAGATTGTATGCTTGTTGTATTAAAATGCGTCAATGACAGCATGCATCAGACTGCAATTACTGGATTTGGT GGCGATCTAAATGCACAAGGTGAACTCTTATTGCAAGGTTCTTTCAGTGTATGGAGTAGCAGTAAACGAGAACGGCTTCTCAGGTTAAAACCATCACAGCGACATATATTCTTATACGAAAAGgcatttatattttgtaaacaTAGTAAACCACAAGCTCATAATAAAGCTACATACCATTTCAAAAGATATCTAAAg ATGTCACAAATTGGATTAACAGAATCGGTAAAAGGTGATGCAAGACGTTTCGAAATTTGGCTACAAGGTCGAGCTGAAGTGCATACTATACAAGCATCTACAGTTGATGTCAAACAGTCTTGGGTGCGTCAAATTAAAGGCGTTTTAATGTCTCAATTGGCTGAGCTTAAAGGGAAACAAAATTCTGCTCTTGGAAAAACCAATCAcaa ACCTTTGCGGCAAACGATTTCATGGGAAGCTCAAGGCAGCGTTTCAGGATCGTTAAGAACTCTTTCAGTTGATGGTAGCAGTGTTATATCGCATATTACAGATATTTCACAGTCAACTGAAGATGATATTGCATGGAGTTCAGAAAACAGTAATACTGATGATGAAGATGCTTTCAGTGAAAATCCTGGTCCTGCTCCT GGTGGAAGATATGTAGCATTAGCTGATTATTGTGCAGTTGGTCAATCAGAAGTTACAATGCGCGAGGGAGACAATCTAGAGCTTCTTAAAGTCGGATGTGCTGGTTGGTGGtttgtaaaattaataagtACTGGAATAGAAGGGTGGGCACCAGCAGCTTACTTGGAACCAATGAATCGGAAGAGTTCACGTAGCTCACAATCAGTTAACAGCCAAGAAACCATATGA